The Neobacillus sp. PS3-34 genome has a window encoding:
- a CDS encoding cysteine desulfurase family protein — MERIYMDHAATSPMHPRVIEKMMEVMNSQFGNPSSIHSFGREARSLLDTSRETLAKSIGAKENEIIFTGGGTEADNLAILGVAEAYQSNGKHIITTQIEHHAVLHTCQKLEKMGYEVTYLPVDKIGRISVNDLSAALRDDTILVTVMYGNNEVGTLQPIREIGELLQGHQAKFHTDAVQAYGLEKIDVTECLIDLMSVSAHKINGPKGMGFLYAKDGVKLSQRLFGGEQERKRRAGTENTVSIAGFREAVLIAQKDQEIKREAYRQYKEIFIEKLQQLGVDFELNGLLDNSLPHVLNLSFPGTNVEAMLVNLDLAGIAVSSGSACTAGSIEPSHVLVAMFGKQSERLINSIRFSFGLGTDENQVLKAAEETAKIVNRLKK, encoded by the coding sequence TCCATTCTTTTGGGCGGGAAGCTCGCAGCCTGCTTGATACTTCCCGAGAAACGCTTGCAAAAAGCATTGGAGCAAAAGAGAATGAAATTATTTTTACAGGCGGAGGGACGGAAGCGGATAATCTTGCCATCCTGGGTGTGGCCGAAGCGTATCAGTCTAACGGCAAGCATATTATTACTACACAAATCGAACACCATGCTGTCCTCCATACGTGCCAAAAGCTCGAGAAAATGGGATATGAGGTTACCTATTTGCCGGTGGATAAAATAGGGAGAATTTCTGTTAATGATTTAAGTGCCGCTCTTAGGGATGATACGATTCTGGTTACAGTTATGTATGGAAACAATGAAGTAGGAACTCTTCAGCCAATTAGGGAAATCGGCGAGCTATTACAGGGACACCAGGCTAAATTCCATACAGATGCTGTCCAGGCTTACGGTCTTGAGAAAATTGACGTAACGGAGTGCCTGATTGATTTAATGTCGGTGTCCGCCCACAAAATTAATGGTCCAAAGGGAATGGGATTTCTTTATGCCAAAGATGGTGTAAAGCTGTCACAGCGTCTGTTTGGCGGTGAACAGGAAAGAAAGAGGCGTGCAGGAACGGAAAATACTGTTTCGATTGCTGGCTTCAGGGAAGCGGTTCTCATTGCGCAGAAGGACCAGGAAATAAAAAGGGAAGCATACCGGCAGTATAAAGAAATATTTATTGAAAAGCTTCAGCAGCTAGGCGTGGATTTTGAGCTGAACGGATTACTTGATAATTCACTGCCCCATGTATTAAACTTAAGCTTTCCCGGGACAAATGTTGAAGCGATGCTCGTAAACCTTGATTTGGCAGGCATTGCCGTTTCAAGTGGATCAGCATGCACTGCTGGATCCATTGAGCCTTCACATGTTCTTGTTGCTATGTTTGGAAAACAGTCCGAGCGTCTAATCAATTCGATCCGTTTTAGCTTCGGCCTTGGTACTGACGAAAATCAAGTACTAAAAGCTGCAGAGGAAACGGCGAAAATTGTTAACCGCTTGAAAAAATAA